A single window of Gemmatimonadota bacterium DNA harbors:
- a CDS encoding PqqD family protein: MLFKKQPKIGRDAMFKSKPVRNNQVEWEKNDNGEIHVTLTRGDSWKVRTLSKIFWIPQQKTLVLDEIGAQVWDMCDGRTTVEAIIRRLSKTHQLNVKEAEISLLAYLKKLGQKGLLGFAVAKKDLPGSKRRRRASGKAWG, encoded by the coding sequence ATGCTATTCAAAAAACAACCCAAAATTGGCCGCGACGCCATGTTCAAATCCAAGCCCGTTCGCAACAACCAGGTAGAATGGGAAAAAAACGACAATGGCGAGATCCACGTCACCCTCACCCGTGGCGATTCGTGGAAAGTGCGCACGCTATCTAAAATCTTTTGGATTCCCCAACAAAAAACACTGGTACTCGATGAAATTGGCGCACAGGTCTGGGACATGTGCGATGGACGCACAACCGTCGAAGCCATCATCAGACGCCTGAGCAAAACCCACCAACTCAATGTAAAAGAGGCCGAAATATCCCTGCTCGCCTATCTCAAAAAGCTCGGACAAAAAGGGCTACTCGGCTTTGCCGTTGCCAAAAAAGACCTGCCCGGTAGCAAGCGTCGCAGGCGCGCCAGCGGCAAGGCATGGGGATAG